A stretch of the Neofelis nebulosa isolate mNeoNeb1 chromosome 1, mNeoNeb1.pri, whole genome shotgun sequence genome encodes the following:
- the MTMR6 gene encoding myotubularin-related protein 6 isoform X4: protein MEHIRTTKVEQVKLLDRFSTSNKSLTGTLYLTATHLLFIDSHQKETWILHHHIALVEKLALTTSGCPLVIQCKNFRIVHFIVPRERDCHDIYNSLLQLSKQAKYEDLYAFSYNPKQNDSERLRGWQLIDLAEEYKRMGVPNSNWQLSDANREYKICETYPRELYVPRIASKPIIVGSSKFRSKGRFPVLSYYHEHKEAAICRCSQPLSGFSARCLEDEHLLQAISKANPVNRYMYVMDTRPKHRMQSWWATQKDIGRIIVRISSKIWNDEKIGENDEKKRLNAMANRAAGKGYENEDNYSNIRFQFVGIENIHVMRSSLQKLLEVNGTKGLSVGDFYSGLESSGWLRHIKAVMDAAIFLAKAITVESASVLVHCSDGWDRTSQVCSLGSLLLDSYYRTIKGFMVLIEKDWISFGHKFSERCGHLDGDPKEVSPVFTQFLECVWHLTEQFPQAFEFNEAFLLQIHEHIHSCQFGNFLGNCQKEREELKLKEKTYSLWPFLLDDQKKYLNPLYTSKSPKFTVLEPNTVSFNFKFWRNMYHQFDRTLHPRQSVFNIITNMKEQNKQLEKDIKDLESAHLRDTGI, encoded by the exons gttgagcAAGTGAAATTACTTGACCGATTCAGTACCAGCAACAAGTCTCTAACAGGAACACTCTATCTTACAGCCACACATCTATTATTTATAGACTCTCATCAGAAAGAAACCTGG ATATTGCATCACCATATTGCCTTAGTGGAGAAACTAGCTTTGACTACTTCTGGATGCCCACTTGTGATTCAGTGCAAGAACTTCAGGATTGTGCATTTCATTGTTCCCAGAGAAAGAGATTGCCATGATATTTACAATTCCCTGCTACAACTGTCGAAACAAG CAAAATATGAAGATCTCTATGCATTCTCTTACAATCCCAAACAAAACGATTCGGAGCGACTCCGAGGCTGGCAGCTCATTGACCTTGCCGAGGAATATAAGAGGATGGGAGTGCCAAATTCAAACTGGCAGCTGTCTGATGCCAACCGAGAATACAAG ATTTGTGAAACTTACCCCAGAGAACTTTATGTTCCCCGAATAGCAAGTAAACCAATAATTGTTGGTAGTTCCAAGTTCCGGAGCAAGGGAAGATTCCCAGTTCTTTCCTACTATCATGAACATAAAGAG GCTGCCATTTGTCGATGTAGTCAGCCACTATCAGGATTCAGTGCCAGGTGCCTGGAGGATGAACATTTGCTTCAAGCCATTAGTAAAGCCAACCCAGTCAATCGCTATATGTATGTAATGGATACCAGGCCCAAA catCGCATGCAGAGCTGGTGGGCTACACAAAAGGACATTGGCAGAATTATAGTGAGGATTTCTTCAAAAATCTGGAATGATGAGAAAATAGGAGAAAACGATGAGAAAAAGCGA ctgaATGCAATGGCCAACAGAGCAGCTGGAAAAGGTTATGAAAATGAAGACAACTATTCTAATATTAGATTTCAGTTTGTTGGAATTGAAAATATTCATGTCATGCGGTCCAGCCTTCAGAAGTTATTGGAAG ttAATGGTACCAAAGGGCTTTCTGTCGGTGATTTCTACTCTGGTTTGGAGAGCTCAGGATGGCTTCGCCATATCAAAGCTGTTATGGATGCAGCAATCTTCTTAGCCAAA GCAATAACGGTTGAAAGTGCAAGTGTGTTGGTACATTGTTCTGATGGTTGGGATAGGACGTCCCAGGTCTGTTCCCTTGGCTCTCTCTTACTGGATTCCTACTACAGGACAATCAAAGGATTCATG GTTTTAATAGAAAAGGATTGGATCTCTtttggacataagttttcagagAG GTGTGGCCATTTGGATGGTGACCCAAAGGAAGTCTCACCGGTGTTTACTCAGTTCTTGGAATGTGTGTGGCATTTGACCGAACAGTTTCCACAAGCCTTTGAATTCAATGAAGCGTTTCTCCTTCAGATCCATGAACATATTCATTCATGCCAATTTGGAAACTTCCTTGGAAATtgtcagaaggaaagagaagaactcAA GTTAAAGGAGAAGACTTACTCCCTGTGGCCTTTTCTCCTGGATGACCAGAAGAAGTACTTAAATCCTCTCTACACTTCCAAATCTCCAAAATTTACAGTTTTGGAGCCAAATACAGTATCTTTCAATTTTAA GTTTTGGAGAAACATGTACCACCAATTTGACCGAACATTGCATCCTAGACAGTCTGTGTTTAATATAATTACGAATATGAAGGAGCAAAATAAGCAGTTAGAGAAAGATATTAAAGACTTAGAATCT
- the MTMR6 gene encoding myotubularin-related protein 6 isoform X1, whose translation MEHIRTTKVEQVKLLDRFSTSNKSLTGTLYLTATHLLFIDSHQKETWILHHHIALVEKLALTTSGCPLVIQCKNFRIVHFIVPRERDCHDIYNSLLQLSKQAKYEDLYAFSYNPKQNDSERLRGWQLIDLAEEYKRMGVPNSNWQLSDANREYKICETYPRELYVPRIASKPIIVGSSKFRSKGRFPVLSYYHEHKEAAICRCSQPLSGFSARCLEDEHLLQAISKANPVNRYMYVMDTRPKHRMQSWWATQKDIGRIIVRISSKIWNDEKIGENDEKKRLNAMANRAAGKGYENEDNYSNIRFQFVGIENIHVMRSSLQKLLEVNGTKGLSVGDFYSGLESSGWLRHIKAVMDAAIFLAKAITVESASVLVHCSDGWDRTSQVCSLGSLLLDSYYRTIKGFMVLIEKDWISFGHKFSERCGHLDGDPKEVSPVFTQFLECVWHLTEQFPQAFEFNEAFLLQIHEHIHSCQFGNFLGNCQKEREELKLKEKTYSLWPFLLDDQKKYLNPLYTSKSPKFTVLEPNTVSFNFKFWRNMYHQFDRTLHPRQSVFNIITNMKEQNKQLEKDIKDLESKIKQCKNKPTDGILTKELIHSVHPESPTLKTSLCFKEQTLLPVNHALRTIEGSNPADNRYSEYAEEFSKSEPGVVSLEYGVARMTC comes from the exons gttgagcAAGTGAAATTACTTGACCGATTCAGTACCAGCAACAAGTCTCTAACAGGAACACTCTATCTTACAGCCACACATCTATTATTTATAGACTCTCATCAGAAAGAAACCTGG ATATTGCATCACCATATTGCCTTAGTGGAGAAACTAGCTTTGACTACTTCTGGATGCCCACTTGTGATTCAGTGCAAGAACTTCAGGATTGTGCATTTCATTGTTCCCAGAGAAAGAGATTGCCATGATATTTACAATTCCCTGCTACAACTGTCGAAACAAG CAAAATATGAAGATCTCTATGCATTCTCTTACAATCCCAAACAAAACGATTCGGAGCGACTCCGAGGCTGGCAGCTCATTGACCTTGCCGAGGAATATAAGAGGATGGGAGTGCCAAATTCAAACTGGCAGCTGTCTGATGCCAACCGAGAATACAAG ATTTGTGAAACTTACCCCAGAGAACTTTATGTTCCCCGAATAGCAAGTAAACCAATAATTGTTGGTAGTTCCAAGTTCCGGAGCAAGGGAAGATTCCCAGTTCTTTCCTACTATCATGAACATAAAGAG GCTGCCATTTGTCGATGTAGTCAGCCACTATCAGGATTCAGTGCCAGGTGCCTGGAGGATGAACATTTGCTTCAAGCCATTAGTAAAGCCAACCCAGTCAATCGCTATATGTATGTAATGGATACCAGGCCCAAA catCGCATGCAGAGCTGGTGGGCTACACAAAAGGACATTGGCAGAATTATAGTGAGGATTTCTTCAAAAATCTGGAATGATGAGAAAATAGGAGAAAACGATGAGAAAAAGCGA ctgaATGCAATGGCCAACAGAGCAGCTGGAAAAGGTTATGAAAATGAAGACAACTATTCTAATATTAGATTTCAGTTTGTTGGAATTGAAAATATTCATGTCATGCGGTCCAGCCTTCAGAAGTTATTGGAAG ttAATGGTACCAAAGGGCTTTCTGTCGGTGATTTCTACTCTGGTTTGGAGAGCTCAGGATGGCTTCGCCATATCAAAGCTGTTATGGATGCAGCAATCTTCTTAGCCAAA GCAATAACGGTTGAAAGTGCAAGTGTGTTGGTACATTGTTCTGATGGTTGGGATAGGACGTCCCAGGTCTGTTCCCTTGGCTCTCTCTTACTGGATTCCTACTACAGGACAATCAAAGGATTCATG GTTTTAATAGAAAAGGATTGGATCTCTtttggacataagttttcagagAG GTGTGGCCATTTGGATGGTGACCCAAAGGAAGTCTCACCGGTGTTTACTCAGTTCTTGGAATGTGTGTGGCATTTGACCGAACAGTTTCCACAAGCCTTTGAATTCAATGAAGCGTTTCTCCTTCAGATCCATGAACATATTCATTCATGCCAATTTGGAAACTTCCTTGGAAATtgtcagaaggaaagagaagaactcAA GTTAAAGGAGAAGACTTACTCCCTGTGGCCTTTTCTCCTGGATGACCAGAAGAAGTACTTAAATCCTCTCTACACTTCCAAATCTCCAAAATTTACAGTTTTGGAGCCAAATACAGTATCTTTCAATTTTAA GTTTTGGAGAAACATGTACCACCAATTTGACCGAACATTGCATCCTAGACAGTCTGTGTTTAATATAATTACGAATATGAAGGAGCAAAATAAGCAGTTAGAGAAAGATATTAAAGACTTAGAATCT AAAATTAAACAATGTAAAAATAAGCCAACAGATGGAATTCTCACCAAGGAATTGATACATTCAGTTCATCCTGAATCACCTACCCTCAAAACTTCCTTGTGTTTCAAGGAGCAAACTCTGTTACCTGTGAATCATGCTCTTCGAACTATAGAGGGCAGCAACCCAGCAGATAATCGTTACAGTGAATACGCTGAGGAGTTTTCCAAATCGGAACCCGGTGTGGTCAGCTTAGAGTATGGTGTGGCAAGAATGACTTGTTAG
- the MTMR6 gene encoding myotubularin-related protein 6 isoform X2, with amino-acid sequence MEHIRTTKVEQVKLLDRFSTSNKSLTGTLYLTATHLLFIDSHQKETWILHHHIALVEKLALTTSGCPLVIQCKNFRIVHFIVPRERDCHDIYNSLLQLSKQAKYEDLYAFSYNPKQNDSERLRGWQLIDLAEEYKRMGVPNSNWQLSDANREYKICETYPRELYVPRIASKPIIVGSSKFRSKGRFPVLSYYHEHKEAAICRCSQPLSGFSARCLEDEHLLQAISKANPVNRYMYVMDTRPKLNAMANRAAGKGYENEDNYSNIRFQFVGIENIHVMRSSLQKLLEVNGTKGLSVGDFYSGLESSGWLRHIKAVMDAAIFLAKAITVESASVLVHCSDGWDRTSQVCSLGSLLLDSYYRTIKGFMVLIEKDWISFGHKFSERCGHLDGDPKEVSPVFTQFLECVWHLTEQFPQAFEFNEAFLLQIHEHIHSCQFGNFLGNCQKEREELKLKEKTYSLWPFLLDDQKKYLNPLYTSKSPKFTVLEPNTVSFNFKFWRNMYHQFDRTLHPRQSVFNIITNMKEQNKQLEKDIKDLESKIKQCKNKPTDGILTKELIHSVHPESPTLKTSLCFKEQTLLPVNHALRTIEGSNPADNRYSEYAEEFSKSEPGVVSLEYGVARMTC; translated from the exons gttgagcAAGTGAAATTACTTGACCGATTCAGTACCAGCAACAAGTCTCTAACAGGAACACTCTATCTTACAGCCACACATCTATTATTTATAGACTCTCATCAGAAAGAAACCTGG ATATTGCATCACCATATTGCCTTAGTGGAGAAACTAGCTTTGACTACTTCTGGATGCCCACTTGTGATTCAGTGCAAGAACTTCAGGATTGTGCATTTCATTGTTCCCAGAGAAAGAGATTGCCATGATATTTACAATTCCCTGCTACAACTGTCGAAACAAG CAAAATATGAAGATCTCTATGCATTCTCTTACAATCCCAAACAAAACGATTCGGAGCGACTCCGAGGCTGGCAGCTCATTGACCTTGCCGAGGAATATAAGAGGATGGGAGTGCCAAATTCAAACTGGCAGCTGTCTGATGCCAACCGAGAATACAAG ATTTGTGAAACTTACCCCAGAGAACTTTATGTTCCCCGAATAGCAAGTAAACCAATAATTGTTGGTAGTTCCAAGTTCCGGAGCAAGGGAAGATTCCCAGTTCTTTCCTACTATCATGAACATAAAGAG GCTGCCATTTGTCGATGTAGTCAGCCACTATCAGGATTCAGTGCCAGGTGCCTGGAGGATGAACATTTGCTTCAAGCCATTAGTAAAGCCAACCCAGTCAATCGCTATATGTATGTAATGGATACCAGGCCCAAA ctgaATGCAATGGCCAACAGAGCAGCTGGAAAAGGTTATGAAAATGAAGACAACTATTCTAATATTAGATTTCAGTTTGTTGGAATTGAAAATATTCATGTCATGCGGTCCAGCCTTCAGAAGTTATTGGAAG ttAATGGTACCAAAGGGCTTTCTGTCGGTGATTTCTACTCTGGTTTGGAGAGCTCAGGATGGCTTCGCCATATCAAAGCTGTTATGGATGCAGCAATCTTCTTAGCCAAA GCAATAACGGTTGAAAGTGCAAGTGTGTTGGTACATTGTTCTGATGGTTGGGATAGGACGTCCCAGGTCTGTTCCCTTGGCTCTCTCTTACTGGATTCCTACTACAGGACAATCAAAGGATTCATG GTTTTAATAGAAAAGGATTGGATCTCTtttggacataagttttcagagAG GTGTGGCCATTTGGATGGTGACCCAAAGGAAGTCTCACCGGTGTTTACTCAGTTCTTGGAATGTGTGTGGCATTTGACCGAACAGTTTCCACAAGCCTTTGAATTCAATGAAGCGTTTCTCCTTCAGATCCATGAACATATTCATTCATGCCAATTTGGAAACTTCCTTGGAAATtgtcagaaggaaagagaagaactcAA GTTAAAGGAGAAGACTTACTCCCTGTGGCCTTTTCTCCTGGATGACCAGAAGAAGTACTTAAATCCTCTCTACACTTCCAAATCTCCAAAATTTACAGTTTTGGAGCCAAATACAGTATCTTTCAATTTTAA GTTTTGGAGAAACATGTACCACCAATTTGACCGAACATTGCATCCTAGACAGTCTGTGTTTAATATAATTACGAATATGAAGGAGCAAAATAAGCAGTTAGAGAAAGATATTAAAGACTTAGAATCT AAAATTAAACAATGTAAAAATAAGCCAACAGATGGAATTCTCACCAAGGAATTGATACATTCAGTTCATCCTGAATCACCTACCCTCAAAACTTCCTTGTGTTTCAAGGAGCAAACTCTGTTACCTGTGAATCATGCTCTTCGAACTATAGAGGGCAGCAACCCAGCAGATAATCGTTACAGTGAATACGCTGAGGAGTTTTCCAAATCGGAACCCGGTGTGGTCAGCTTAGAGTATGGTGTGGCAAGAATGACTTGTTAG
- the MTMR6 gene encoding myotubularin-related protein 6 isoform X3, producing the protein MEHIRTTKVEQVKLLDRFSTSNKSLTGTLYLTATHLLFIDSHQKETWILHHHIALVEKLALTTSGCPLVIQCKNFRIVHFIVPRERDCHDIYNSLLQLSKQAKYEDLYAFSYNPKQNDSERLRGWQLIDLAEEYKRMGVPNSNWQLSDANREYKICETYPRELYVPRIASKPIIVGSSKFRSKGRFPVLSYYHEHKEAAICRCSQPLSGFSARCLEDEHLLQAISKANPVNRYMYVMDTRPKHRMQSWWATQKDIGRIIVRISSKIWNDEKIGENDEKKRLNAMANRAAGKGYENEDNYSNIRFQFVGIENIHVMRSSLQKLLEVNGTKGLSVGDFYSGLESSGWLRHIKAVMDAAIFLAKAITVESASVLVHCSDGWDRTSQVCSLGSLLLDSYYRTIKGFMVLIEKDWISFGHKFSERCGHLDGDPKEVSPVFTQFLECVWHLTEQFPQAFEFNEAFLLQIHEHIHSCQFGNFLGNCQKEREELKLKEKTYSLWPFLLDDQKKYLNPLYTSKSPKFTVLEPNTVSFNFKFWRNMYHQFDRTLHPRQSVFNIITNMKEQNKQLEKDIKDLESVRFRVLKIHSVGILSWMKF; encoded by the exons gttgagcAAGTGAAATTACTTGACCGATTCAGTACCAGCAACAAGTCTCTAACAGGAACACTCTATCTTACAGCCACACATCTATTATTTATAGACTCTCATCAGAAAGAAACCTGG ATATTGCATCACCATATTGCCTTAGTGGAGAAACTAGCTTTGACTACTTCTGGATGCCCACTTGTGATTCAGTGCAAGAACTTCAGGATTGTGCATTTCATTGTTCCCAGAGAAAGAGATTGCCATGATATTTACAATTCCCTGCTACAACTGTCGAAACAAG CAAAATATGAAGATCTCTATGCATTCTCTTACAATCCCAAACAAAACGATTCGGAGCGACTCCGAGGCTGGCAGCTCATTGACCTTGCCGAGGAATATAAGAGGATGGGAGTGCCAAATTCAAACTGGCAGCTGTCTGATGCCAACCGAGAATACAAG ATTTGTGAAACTTACCCCAGAGAACTTTATGTTCCCCGAATAGCAAGTAAACCAATAATTGTTGGTAGTTCCAAGTTCCGGAGCAAGGGAAGATTCCCAGTTCTTTCCTACTATCATGAACATAAAGAG GCTGCCATTTGTCGATGTAGTCAGCCACTATCAGGATTCAGTGCCAGGTGCCTGGAGGATGAACATTTGCTTCAAGCCATTAGTAAAGCCAACCCAGTCAATCGCTATATGTATGTAATGGATACCAGGCCCAAA catCGCATGCAGAGCTGGTGGGCTACACAAAAGGACATTGGCAGAATTATAGTGAGGATTTCTTCAAAAATCTGGAATGATGAGAAAATAGGAGAAAACGATGAGAAAAAGCGA ctgaATGCAATGGCCAACAGAGCAGCTGGAAAAGGTTATGAAAATGAAGACAACTATTCTAATATTAGATTTCAGTTTGTTGGAATTGAAAATATTCATGTCATGCGGTCCAGCCTTCAGAAGTTATTGGAAG ttAATGGTACCAAAGGGCTTTCTGTCGGTGATTTCTACTCTGGTTTGGAGAGCTCAGGATGGCTTCGCCATATCAAAGCTGTTATGGATGCAGCAATCTTCTTAGCCAAA GCAATAACGGTTGAAAGTGCAAGTGTGTTGGTACATTGTTCTGATGGTTGGGATAGGACGTCCCAGGTCTGTTCCCTTGGCTCTCTCTTACTGGATTCCTACTACAGGACAATCAAAGGATTCATG GTTTTAATAGAAAAGGATTGGATCTCTtttggacataagttttcagagAG GTGTGGCCATTTGGATGGTGACCCAAAGGAAGTCTCACCGGTGTTTACTCAGTTCTTGGAATGTGTGTGGCATTTGACCGAACAGTTTCCACAAGCCTTTGAATTCAATGAAGCGTTTCTCCTTCAGATCCATGAACATATTCATTCATGCCAATTTGGAAACTTCCTTGGAAATtgtcagaaggaaagagaagaactcAA GTTAAAGGAGAAGACTTACTCCCTGTGGCCTTTTCTCCTGGATGACCAGAAGAAGTACTTAAATCCTCTCTACACTTCCAAATCTCCAAAATTTACAGTTTTGGAGCCAAATACAGTATCTTTCAATTTTAA GTTTTGGAGAAACATGTACCACCAATTTGACCGAACATTGCATCCTAGACAGTCTGTGTTTAATATAATTACGAATATGAAGGAGCAAAATAAGCAGTTAGAGAAAGATATTAAAGACTTAGAATCT